Below is a window of Bradyrhizobium sp. CB82 DNA.
TGGTCATGTCCGCAGTTCTGAACGCGCGGATCGCCAGGCCGGCTTGCCTCACGACGAACCCGTCGCACGACACGGGCACAAGCCTCGCGCGCGGCCTCGTCCTTGTGAAGGTCCGGAACGGACGGCGCCCGGTCCGGGCCGGACAGGCTGCGCCGTGAACCCTGATGCGTCTTGAACAAAACCGCTGCTATTTGACCAGGAGAGGCCGTCTCTTTGCGCCGCACAACGGGCGATCCGGCGAGCCTTTAGACGATCGAAAAACCGCTATTCTGTCTCGACAACAATGCAGCATATGCTGATCTTCGAGCCATGCCGGCTCGCGCGCCACGACGGTGTCCATAGGCAGGTTCAGTTGAGCGATTCCAGGCAGCCCGGCAAGACGATCGATGCGAAGAACGTGCTCGTCGTCGGAATGGACGAACGCGTCTATGAATCAACCAAGCTCGCGGCTGTGTTCGATGTGCTGGCGGCTCAGGGCACACCTGCCAACGAGATCCTGAGAAACATCGCACTCCAGGTGCCGGAGGTGCACTCTCCAAAGACCCGGATCTCGCTCACGGAATTGATGACGGCTTGCGAGAACGCCATTCGGCTCTCGAGCGACCGGCGCCTGCCCTACCGCATCGGCGCCTCCATCCACATCTCGACCTACGGCATGTATGGGTTTGCCATTCTCTGCTGCCCCGACTTTCGCGACGCGATGTCCTTTGCATGGCGCTATCACTCGCTTGCCGCGCCGCTTGCAACGATAGAGTTCAGGGAAGAGAAGGGATTCGCGAGCTGGACAATTGAGCCCAACGCGATCGACCCACGGGTCTACCGCTTCATCACGGAGATGCAGATTGGCATCCACATTTCGCTGATGCGCGACATCATGGGCGCGGCGTTCGTCCCGCATCATATCAGCCTCACCTATCCGGAAGCCGACGATTTCCGCCTGCCCGCCGATCAGATCGGATGTCCCATCCGCTTCTCCAATGGATCCAATCGGATTGTCTTTCGTTCGGACTGGCTGGACCAGGTCGCACGTCTCGGCAACAAGACGACCTATCCGATGATCGTGGCGCTCTGCGATGAGCTTCTCGATGAGCTGAAATTGCGGGTTGGGCTCGCCGGCGAGATCCGCGCACTTCTGCTGCGGGATATCGCCAACCCGCCGACGCTCGCCGACGTCGCGAAGCTGCTCGATATCAGCGATCGCTCGCTGCGGCGCCAGCTTCGACAGCAGGGCATTTCCTTCCGAGGCCTTCTGGATGAGCTTCGGAGCCACATGGCACTGAAATATTTGCGCACGACGAAGCTCGCCAACGAGGATATCGCGCTGGCGCTTGGATTCAGCGACGCGGCAAATTTCCGCCGCGCCTTTCGCCGCTGGACGAAGAAATCACCGAGCGAGATCAGAACCGAATAGCCTGCGGGCTGCCGAAGCGGTTTCAGCTCACTGCTTTGCGTATTGCTTGGCCTTCGGGAGAGTGCCGCTGCCATGCAGCCCCTCGATCTCGGCGGCGCTGAAGCCGAGCTGTTGAAGAACCTCCTCGTTGTGCTCGCCGAGCGCCGGAGCCCGCTTGGCCGGTACCTTGGCGACGCCGTGGAGCTGGATCGGACTGCTGATCGTCGAGGTGAGCTTGCCGCCGGCGCCTTCGAGTGGAACGACAATCTCGTTCGCGCGCAGTTGCGGATCGTCGATCACCTCCTGCGGCCCGCGCACGGCGCCGAACGTGACATGGACGCCGCTGAAGACCTCGTACCAGTACGCCATGTGCTGAGCGCAAAAGACTTCGTCGAAGATGGTCGAGAGCGCCGGCATGTTCGCCATCAGCTTGGCCGGATCGGAGAACCTCGGATCGGTCAAGAGGTCCGGACGGCCGATGGCCTTCGCCACGGCTTCGAGCTTGTCGGCGGTGATGATGAGCACGAACCAGGTGCCGTCCTTGGCGCGATAGACGTTCATCGCCGCGTTCGCCGGGTGCGTGCGATCGTGCAGGGGGTAGAACTTAGCCTCGCACAGCGCGGCCTGGATCGACACGCTCGCCGACCAGACGCCTTCGGCGAGCAGCGATGTCGTGACATGGGCGCCTTGCCCGGTTCGTTCGCGACGATAGAGAGCCGTGACGATCGCGGAATAGAGCCCGACCGCAGTCGCGTTGTCGCCGCTGCCGGCCACCGGCCAGGTCGGAGGCGCGCCGGCGTCACGCGTCAACGACAACAACCCGCTTCGGGCCCAATATGAGGTGATGTCGAAGCCCGGAAGATCCGCATCCGGACCTTTGTCGCCGAACCCCGTGATATCGGCATAGATAAGGCGCGGATTGCCGCCGAGCTCGAGCACGACAGGCTTGAGATACTTGGCGCAGACCCCGGCGATGATCTTGCCGACACGGGTCGAGCCGGTGAAATTCACGCGCCGGACCGCCGGCTCGGCGATGATCGCCTCGACGACCGAGGCTGCATCCTTCGGCGCGTTCGTCACGTAGTTGACGACGCCGGCAGGGAAGCCGGCTTCGCGAAATGCCTCGACGATCAGGCCGTGGGTCGCTGGGCAGAGCTCCGAGCCTTTTAGAATCACCGTATTGCCGCAAGCCAGCGGCAATGCGATCGCGCGCACTCCGAGGATGACCGGCGCGTTCCACGGCGCCATGCCGAGAACCACGCCAGCCGGCTGGCGCACGCCGATCGCAAAGCTCCCCGGCACGTCGGACGGAATGACCTCGCCGCCGATCTGCGTCGTCATCGCGGCTGCCTCGAACAGCATGCCCGCGGCCAGGTGAACGTTGAAGCCGCTCCACAGCGCCGAGCCCCCAGTTTCGGCGGCAATTGCCGCGGCGAAGGCGTCGGCCTTGGCCTCGAGCCGATGCGCAGCCTTGGTCAGGAGCGCACGGCGCTCGGAGGGACCGATGGCGGACCAGGAAGGAAAGGCGCGTGCCGCGGCATGGACTGCAGCGACAGCATCTGCCGCCGTTGCCGCAGGGGCCCGTGTCGCGACGGTTGAGTCGAGCGGATTCTTGCGCTCGAAGTTCGCACCGCCGACGGCCTGCCGCGGCTCCCCGTCGATCAGCATGGAAATCGCGTTCATGGTTCTCTCCCCACTTTTCTCAACTCATTTGGACGAAGGGCGGTCGTCGACTTCGACGTCGATCAGCATCGGCCGATGGGACGCGAAGGCGGAGTCCAGAGCTTTGTGCAGAGCTTCGCCATCCTGCACGCGGACCGCGAGACAGCCCATTCCGGTTGCGATCGACACCAAGTCGAGGTCTGTCAGGTCGGTGCCTTGAACCGGCTCCTGCGCCGCAAATCCGAATGCCGGAGCGAAATCCTGCAAAGCGGCGTAGCGGCGATTGTTCAGGATGACGAACGTGATCGGAAGCGCCAGTCGCGCCGCGCTCCAGATCGCCTGGATGGAGTAAAGGCTCGAGCCATCGCCGATGATGCCGATCACCCGCCTGCCCGGCTTTCCCAGCGCGACGCCGACGGCCGCCGGCATGCCATAGCCAAGGCCGCCGCTGTCCATCGTGTAGAACCCCTCGCTGACGAGGATGGGCAGATGCGCCTGCATCACCGGCCGGGCACTGGGTGCCTCCTCGGCGATGATGCTCTCGGCCGGTCTCATCTGCGCGAGCGACTGCAGGACATAGGCTGTCGACAGGAGCGCTGTCGGGCGTGCCCTCGGCGCAGCCGCGCGCGCCGGCGGCAACGCACGTACCGGCGGCTTCGTCCGCGCCAACAAATCGATCAGGCCGAGCCGTATGCTACCGACGGCGGCCATACCCTCCGGCGTCCACGAGGCGGTCTGGGAATCGTCGGTCAACTGGACGAGCTTCGCGCCGGGCGGTACGTGTGGCCCGAATCCTTCGACGTGATAGGTGAACGCCGGCGCGCCGATCACGAAGACGAGGTCCGAGCCGGCGAGGAGGCCGACGATCCTCTCACGCATGGCCGGCAGGAATCCTGCGAACAGGCGATGGTCTTCAGGAAAACTGCAGCGGCCGGTCATCTGGGCGACGAACACCCCGGCATTGTGCGCTTCCGCAAGGCGCACGACCTCTTCGAATGCCTCGTCCCGATCGATGGCGCCACCGACGATGAACGCCGGCCGCGTCGCGGCGTCGAGAGCCCGCGCGATCTGATCGAGCACAGCAGGATCGGGCCGAACCTGTTGGCTGACGAGGCGGACCGGCAGGAAGTCTGCCGGACGATCCCAGTCGTCGACCGGGACCGAGACCAGCACGGGCCCGCGCGGCGGCATCAGGGCAAGGTAATAGGCGCGCGCGATCGCGTGCGGTACATCCTCGGCACGCGCTGGTTCGACGCTCCACTTCACATAGGGCTTGGGGAGCTCGACGGCCTCGCGCGAAGCGAGGAACGGATCGAAGGGAAGCATGGAGCGGGCCTGCTGCCCGGCCGTGATGACCATCGGCGTGCGGTTCTTGAACGCCGTGAGGATGTTGCCCATGGCATTGCCGACGCCGGCCGCCGAATGCAGGTTGACGAAGGCGGCATTGCGGGTCGCCTGCGCGTAGCCGTCCGCCATTCCGACCACAACCGCCTCTTGAAGGCCAAGCACATAGCGGAAGTCGTCGGGAAAATTGCGGAACAGCGGCAGCTCCGTCGACCCCGGATTGCCGAACACCGTGGTCATGCCGTCGCGAGACGGTCGAGCATCCGTTCGGCACGCTGAAGATGCGCATGGGCGCGACGCACTTCCTGACGAAGCGCTTGCCGAAGGTCGCCACTGAGATGGCGCTGCACGTGCTCGCCTACAATCTCACGCGCGTGATGAACATCATGGGTGCTGGTGCGTTGATCGCGGCGATTCAGGCGTGAGCCAGGAGCGCTGTCGCGCGCGTGCCACCAACCTCATCATCGATTATAGTGGCTCGGGCAAGCCATTGGGCTGGCTTCCGGGGCCTCGCCGGAAATTATGCCATTTCGGCGCCAATCCGCGACCCCATGGGGCTGTTCAAAGCGCCGCCCCCGCATTGAAACGTTTTCACGCGGCCAAGACCCATTACGGGAGAGGTCGGCTTTTCAGGGCGAGCGCGCTAAGCCTTCGCATAACTCCATCATCCCTTTAGATGCTCGACGTTTACCTACGGTTTAATTGAACCGCCGGTCGCGATCGTCCTAGGCTGCATTTGTCCGGAAAGCACGCAGGCTTATGAACTGCGACAGTGAAAATAGGATGATCGACGAACAGCTGCGATAAAGCCAAGAGGAGATTTACAATGCCCACCTGCTCCGAAAGTCTTAGATCTGGCAGAGCCGCGCGGTGCGCAGTTTGTGATGGCAAGTTTGGTCTCGTCCGGCACTACTCGTGGCGAACCCCGCTCTGTTCCAAGAAGTGCGTCGATCGCCTCAGAGCTCGCAGGGAAAGTGACCGCAATTGGGTAGGCTGGCTCCTGACCGCCTTCAACCAGCTGCCAGAAAACCGTACGAGGGCTTTGTGATGGTGCAGATATCACAACGAGGCAAGGCATACTTGGAGACAGCACGGACTTTGCTCCGCGCTGCGCAAACCGTGACCGACCATGCGATTGCGGGTCAGCTCAAGGCCCTTGCCGACGGCTACGAGCGGCGAGCTGAGAAGGCTTCGCTTGTTGATGCGGCCAAAGCATCGGCTCGCTCGGCCACCAGCTCTGAGCGTGAATGGCGTACATGACCTGATGGGTAGCCTCGAGCATGCTTCTCGAATTCTGCACCATTGAAGCGCTGAACCTACGTCCCGGCTCCAAGGAGCTGGAAGCATTCAACGTCGAGCGGGTGCGCGGCTACCTTGAGCGCAATCTCGGCTGCAAGAAGAAGGAAGTGATCCACGCGCTAGGCCTGAATCCGCGCACAGTGGCCAAGGCCATCATGATGATCCGGGCACGATCATGAACTTTTGGCCCGTCGCGCCTGGGCTACGAAACTGCAGCTCGCCATGAAACGGTAGTGTAGATGGTCGCCACGACGGCGCAGAGCGCTTATCTGAATCAAAGATTCTTCCACGTATGTTTCCGCCAGGCTTGGGCATAATTCCTCCTTGCCGACCACTTCGCCGGCGCGCGCGACCACAACAGGACAAAAATATCGAAGGGCGCGGCCTCCAATCTGGGCGGATGCCGAAGTGATGAATGATTGCGCCCCGCCTGCCGGGATTTTCATCTCAAACGGGCAGGGAGACAGTCCTATTATTCTAGCCGGGCCAATGATAATCCTCTTTGGGCGCCCTAGAACTGACGGTCGCCGAGCGCTCGCTCAAGAGGGCGAGCGGGGTCGTTCCGCTCGGCGGAGGGGCCAGTGATATATCTTTGGCCC
It encodes the following:
- a CDS encoding AraC family transcriptional regulator is translated as MSDSRQPGKTIDAKNVLVVGMDERVYESTKLAAVFDVLAAQGTPANEILRNIALQVPEVHSPKTRISLTELMTACENAIRLSSDRRLPYRIGASIHISTYGMYGFAILCCPDFRDAMSFAWRYHSLAAPLATIEFREEKGFASWTIEPNAIDPRVYRFITEMQIGIHISLMRDIMGAAFVPHHISLTYPEADDFRLPADQIGCPIRFSNGSNRIVFRSDWLDQVARLGNKTTYPMIVALCDELLDELKLRVGLAGEIRALLLRDIANPPTLADVAKLLDISDRSLRRQLRQQGISFRGLLDELRSHMALKYLRTTKLANEDIALALGFSDAANFRRAFRRWTKKSPSEIRTE
- a CDS encoding aldehyde dehydrogenase family protein, with amino-acid sequence MNAISMLIDGEPRQAVGGANFERKNPLDSTVATRAPAATAADAVAAVHAAARAFPSWSAIGPSERRALLTKAAHRLEAKADAFAAAIAAETGGSALWSGFNVHLAAGMLFEAAAMTTQIGGEVIPSDVPGSFAIGVRQPAGVVLGMAPWNAPVILGVRAIALPLACGNTVILKGSELCPATHGLIVEAFREAGFPAGVVNYVTNAPKDAASVVEAIIAEPAVRRVNFTGSTRVGKIIAGVCAKYLKPVVLELGGNPRLIYADITGFGDKGPDADLPGFDITSYWARSGLLSLTRDAGAPPTWPVAGSGDNATAVGLYSAIVTALYRRERTGQGAHVTTSLLAEGVWSASVSIQAALCEAKFYPLHDRTHPANAAMNVYRAKDGTWFVLIITADKLEAVAKAIGRPDLLTDPRFSDPAKLMANMPALSTIFDEVFCAQHMAYWYEVFSGVHVTFGAVRGPQEVIDDPQLRANEIVVPLEGAGGKLTSTISSPIQLHGVAKVPAKRAPALGEHNEEVLQQLGFSAAEIEGLHGSGTLPKAKQYAKQ
- the mdlC gene encoding benzoylformate decarboxylase, which codes for MTTVFGNPGSTELPLFRNFPDDFRYVLGLQEAVVVGMADGYAQATRNAAFVNLHSAAGVGNAMGNILTAFKNRTPMVITAGQQARSMLPFDPFLASREAVELPKPYVKWSVEPARAEDVPHAIARAYYLALMPPRGPVLVSVPVDDWDRPADFLPVRLVSQQVRPDPAVLDQIARALDAATRPAFIVGGAIDRDEAFEEVVRLAEAHNAGVFVAQMTGRCSFPEDHRLFAGFLPAMRERIVGLLAGSDLVFVIGAPAFTYHVEGFGPHVPPGAKLVQLTDDSQTASWTPEGMAAVGSIRLGLIDLLARTKPPVRALPPARAAAPRARPTALLSTAYVLQSLAQMRPAESIIAEEAPSARPVMQAHLPILVSEGFYTMDSGGLGYGMPAAVGVALGKPGRRVIGIIGDGSSLYSIQAIWSAARLALPITFVILNNRRYAALQDFAPAFGFAAQEPVQGTDLTDLDLVSIATGMGCLAVRVQDGEALHKALDSAFASHRPMLIDVEVDDRPSSK